A region from the Xanthocytophaga agilis genome encodes:
- a CDS encoding ATP-dependent Clp protease ATP-binding subunit has translation MEAKFSNRVKEVISLSREEALRLGHDYIGTEHLILGMIREGEGVAIGLLKKLGVSLEELRQTIEQATKGTATHTVKNLANIPLTRQSEKVLKITYLEAKIFKSQLIGTEHLLLSILRDEDNVATQILSKYDINYEVIKEMLEYHTHNPTSAADADDPDDDNSRIFGGGGSQGGSGRESAKSTEKSRTPVLDNFGRDLTKLAEAGKLDPIVGREKEIERVAQVLSRRKKNNPILIGEPGVGKTAIAEGLALRIVQKKVSRVLFGKRVVTLDLASLVAGTKYRGQFEERMKAVMNELEKSPEVILFIDELHTIVGAGGASGSLDASNMFKPALARGDIQCIGATTLDEYRQYIEKDGALARRFQIVMVDATSPEETIEILNNIKDKYEDHHHVNYRPEAIEACVKMSDRYISDRFLPDKAIDVLDEAGARVHINNISVPEDILKLEESIENIKKEKNQVVKSQRYEEAAQLRDREKKLLEQLERAKDMWEQETKQKRYTVTEENVAEVIAMMTGIPVNRIAQNEGTKLLGMGTELKNRVIGQNEAIEKLVKAIQRTRVGLKDPKKPIGSFIFLGPTGVGKTELAKVLATYLFDKEDALVRIDMSEYMEKFSVSRLVGAPPGYVGYEEGGQLTEKIRRKPYSVVLLDEIEKAHPDVFNLLLQVLDDGILTDGLGRRVDFRNTIIIMTSNIGVRDLKEFGSGIGFSTRAKSDNNDDLMKSTIQNALRRAFSPEFLNRLDDVIVFNSLQRQDIHRIIDLSLAKLFSRLTQLGYKIELTEKAKDFLAERGYDPQYGARPLNRAIQKYLEDPVAEEILKGDFAEGDTILADYEGTGESLTFKTVKNVGV, from the coding sequence ATGGAAGCTAAGTTTTCTAACCGAGTAAAAGAGGTGATTTCTCTCAGCCGTGAGGAGGCATTGCGACTGGGACATGACTATATCGGAACGGAACATCTCATACTGGGTATGATTCGGGAAGGTGAGGGTGTCGCGATCGGACTACTTAAAAAGCTGGGCGTTTCCCTGGAAGAGCTTCGTCAGACGATTGAGCAGGCAACCAAAGGTACAGCCACTCATACTGTGAAGAATCTTGCCAATATTCCATTGACACGTCAGTCCGAGAAAGTGCTGAAGATTACTTACCTGGAGGCTAAGATATTCAAAAGCCAACTTATCGGTACAGAACATTTGCTCCTCTCTATTCTACGTGACGAAGATAATGTTGCCACGCAGATTCTTTCTAAATATGATATTAATTACGAAGTGATTAAGGAAATGTTAGAATACCATACCCACAACCCAACCTCTGCTGCCGATGCAGATGATCCGGATGATGACAATTCACGGATCTTTGGCGGTGGCGGAAGCCAGGGAGGCAGCGGAAGGGAGTCCGCTAAATCCACAGAAAAGTCGCGTACGCCAGTACTGGACAACTTTGGTCGTGATTTGACTAAACTTGCAGAAGCTGGAAAATTAGACCCGATTGTTGGCCGTGAAAAAGAAATTGAACGGGTAGCACAAGTATTATCTCGTCGGAAAAAGAATAACCCTATTCTGATTGGTGAACCAGGAGTTGGTAAAACTGCTATTGCAGAAGGTCTGGCTCTTCGTATCGTTCAGAAAAAAGTGTCTCGTGTATTGTTTGGTAAACGTGTGGTTACACTAGATCTGGCTTCATTAGTAGCTGGTACCAAATACCGCGGACAGTTTGAAGAGAGAATGAAAGCCGTTATGAACGAGCTTGAAAAATCTCCGGAAGTTATTCTGTTCATTGATGAGTTACATACCATTGTAGGTGCAGGTGGAGCTTCTGGCTCACTGGATGCATCCAATATGTTCAAACCAGCTTTAGCCCGGGGAGACATCCAATGTATTGGTGCCACTACACTGGATGAATATCGCCAGTATATCGAGAAAGATGGAGCATTAGCTCGTCGTTTCCAGATTGTAATGGTTGACGCAACTTCACCAGAAGAAACCATTGAAATTCTGAACAACATCAAAGATAAATACGAAGACCACCACCATGTAAACTATCGCCCTGAGGCTATAGAAGCTTGCGTGAAAATGTCTGATCGTTATATTTCTGATCGTTTCCTTCCAGATAAAGCTATTGACGTATTAGACGAAGCAGGTGCTCGTGTACACATCAATAATATATCTGTACCTGAAGATATTCTGAAACTGGAAGAATCCATTGAGAATATCAAGAAGGAGAAAAACCAGGTTGTAAAGAGCCAACGCTACGAAGAAGCAGCTCAGTTACGTGACAGAGAGAAGAAATTACTAGAGCAGTTGGAGCGTGCAAAAGATATGTGGGAACAGGAAACCAAGCAAAAACGCTATACTGTAACAGAAGAAAATGTTGCAGAAGTAATAGCGATGATGACAGGTATTCCGGTTAACAGAATCGCTCAGAACGAAGGAACCAAGCTGCTTGGCATGGGTACTGAACTGAAGAACCGTGTAATTGGTCAGAACGAGGCAATTGAAAAGTTGGTAAAAGCAATTCAACGTACGCGTGTAGGTTTGAAAGATCCTAAAAAACCAATTGGTTCTTTTATCTTCTTAGGCCCTACAGGTGTTGGTAAAACTGAGTTGGCAAAAGTACTGGCAACGTATTTGTTTGACAAAGAAGATGCCCTGGTTCGGATTGATATGAGTGAGTATATGGAGAAATTCTCCGTATCCAGACTGGTAGGTGCGCCTCCGGGATATGTTGGATACGAAGAAGGTGGTCAGCTGACTGAGAAAATCCGTCGGAAACCATACTCTGTCGTACTATTGGATGAGATCGAGAAAGCTCACCCGGATGTATTCAATCTGTTGTTACAGGTATTGGATGACGGTATATTAACAGATGGCTTAGGTCGTCGGGTTGACTTCCGGAACACAATCATCATTATGACGTCTAACATTGGGGTTCGTGACCTGAAAGAGTTTGGTTCTGGTATTGGGTTCAGCACCCGTGCTAAATCAGATAATAACGATGATCTGATGAAGAGTACTATTCAGAATGCCCTGCGCAGAGCTTTCTCTCCTGAGTTTCTGAATCGTCTGGATGATGTGATTGTATTTAACTCACTGCAACGTCAGGATATACACCGGATCATTGATCTGTCTCTGGCTAAACTATTCTCTCGTCTGACTCAGTTAGGTTACAAGATAGAACTGACAGAAAAAGCGAAAGACTTCTTAGCTGAGAGAGGTTATGATCCTCAATATGGTGCTCGTCCGTTAAATCGAGCGATTCAGAAATACCTTGAAGACCCGGTAGCTGAAGAAATCCTGAAAGGTGATTTTGCAGAAGGTGATACCATTCTGGCGGATTATGAAGGTACAGGTGAATCTTTGACCTTTAAAACAGTTAAGAATGTAGGTGTGTAA